The Scomber japonicus isolate fScoJap1 chromosome 13, fScoJap1.pri, whole genome shotgun sequence genome includes a window with the following:
- the LOC128371030 gene encoding complement C1q-like protein 2, whose amino-acid sequence MRRAAAFLALLLCLYWTGAQGESGGTSDQTNISPDIWAELKELRDMTRVELRKLEQENTDMMTRLKISENEVEELKRQNADQPKVAFSLGLTDDGLIGPFNTDITLKFSKVFTNFGQGYNPKTGLFTAPVRGAYYFSFTTMDNRSNVYRDFYLYHNDKRVLDSFNFSANGLESVSNSLVIQLEKGDVVYLVLPAFCTVYDSNRDHTTFNGFLLFPL is encoded by the exons atgaggcgtgctgcagcttttctggcgttgctgctctgtctgtactggacgggggctcagggtgagagtggaggg accagtgatcagaccaacatcagccctgacatctgggctgagctgaaggagctgagagacatgaccagagtggagctgaggaagctggagcaggagaatacag ATATGATGACCAGATTGAAAatcagtgaaaacgaggtggaggagctcaagagacagaatgcag accaaccaaaggtggcgttctcacttggtctcactGATGACGGACTAATTGGACCCttcaatactgacatcacactgaagttcagtaaagtcttcaccaactttggtcaggGCTACAATCCAAAGACAG gtctcttcacagccccagtcagaggagcctaCTACTTCTCATTCACTACAATGGATAACCGGAGTAACGTATACAGGGATTTTTatctctatcacaatgacaagagagtGTTGGACAGTTTTAATTTCAGTGCAAATGGCCTGGAAAGTGTTTCTAATTCACTGGTtattcagctggaaaagggggatgtggtctacCTGGTTTTACCTGCCTTTTGTACTGTATACGATAGTAATAGAGATCATACTACCTTTAacggatttctgctttttccactgtga